The genomic window ttgGTCTCCCTACAGAGTCTCCTGAGTTACACAGTATATTCAGTTGAGAAACATAACCAAGTGAGGATTTGGGCTGCTATCAGAAAGTCATTGTGATCATCCTCCTCTCTACCACCCTTTCTATCACttgaagggggaagagagacacACTGTTTCCCCACCCAATCATTCACCCCATCTCTATCTATCCTTGTCACCGTGGGATTCCAGACTGAACCACCAAAACAGGCAGGTTGACAGATATTAGAAATAACGTCTAGGGAAAAGTAAATTTACTGAGAAGAATAAGGAAGGTATCATTGGTCCAGTATTGTTCCCATGTACTCTTTACAACTTTGAAATGGCACAGAAAGAGTCATACTGTTGGTCCACTCTGGAAAGCTGGGGTTTGGTGTAGGGGAAGAAATGGGGCAGTTAGACAGCAGAGGTTTCTTCCCCTTGAGTAGGATCCTTGGTGGAGAGGCTGCCAGAGATGTTATCAGACTCCAGCAGTTCAACAATACTGTAGGGTGAGCAGTCTTCCAAGCCAAGCTTGCTACAGAGCCAGCCACAGAAGCCCTTCTCCATGTCCCGGGCAGCTAGCCACCATGCTCCCCAAGACCACGACAGCTGGACCACAGCAGCATAGAGACCCAGAGAAGAAGCCACAGCCATGATGAGGACTGGATAAAAAAGGATGAGGCAGGGACAGCAGGAGATCTTGTGCCAAAAAGTCCTCTCTTCATTGTATACCAGGAAAATGTTGTACCAAGTGATGGTTCCATAGtagaaagaaacaatgaaagaaaggACAAATATCACCGGCAGGCAGACCACTGTCCACAAGACCACGTGAGGACCACGGTCTGCTCCAATTTGGCAGGTTTTCTTTCCCTCTGGGGCAGCATCGTTTGTTAATTCTTTCGACTTGGTCAATTCCTGTAGCTCCTTCTCTGTTAAAGTAACATGGATGTCTACCATCTGACCCTTTTTCTTACCTCGGGTGATGGTGCCTGTTAATGTGACATAGCGGCTGTCTTGGGGTATATTCCACAAACCTGcaggaataaaagaggaaaaagtcaaGGCCAGATCATGAAATTCTCATCACCTCATTTGCCATATTTCAGATGGAAATTTCTCAAGACCTATCATTGTACTGCCAGTCATGAAACAGTTGGCTTGCTCAAGCAGATCTTTGGACCTTTGTATATGTGTGATAAGAACATTTGTCAAAACTGAAGTTCAGTTAGCTTTGGTAAGAGTTTAGATTTGTGAAAAAGTTTAGTTATTCAGTAAATTCATCATGATAAAATATAAGAGTATGCTCattactttgtaaacttttaaagtaTTACAGAaaagtgagttattattattgagATGCAGCATATTGGAAAAGTATACTGTTAGGAGAAAGAGATGTTAATCAGTGCTCTGACTTTCACTAGTTGTGGGCCATGAGCAACCAGGAAGCCTCCTTGAGCCTTAGTTTATTCATCCATAGGGATTAGGACTAGATTTATAATGTTACTTGTATGTGAAAATGTGAAAATCCTAACTGAACAATCACTATCAATTAATGGATGTCAGcattttctctgcaacttagtCCTAGAGAGTTGGGTTTTAAGAAGTTGCTCACAGCATTAAGGTGATATTATCAGTATGTGTTCCAGTGGAATCACTTTCCCACTGCTTTATAGAGTAGGAATAATGactctttgaagatgattttGATAAAAGTGATATGTTCATCTTTAAGCAATGTATATATATGAACTCCGGAATTACCACAGACTTCGGCTTTTTCTTCCAGAGTACAatcaatatatttattgtttcttcttttacttaaCTTCAATGTGATTACTTGACACTTCTAATAATGTTAGAAAATCATACTAATTTCATGCATCTATTCATTCAATgacatttttatcataatttttaactttaacaaaaatctttcaaaaacatgtatgcaataattaaaaaaaaaacaaataaataaatgtaacacACAGAGGGACTCTTTCCTTCATACTTGCACATGGTTCCATTCCAACAAGTTCCCTTAGGGTCCAACATACTTTGTCCATCAAATCATCAGTAATGACACTTTTCTCCCATATGTGTTTACTTTTACTAATAATTCACAagataaaaccaaataaaaataaatgtatttcaacCAATCAATCAGTCTTTATAAACCTGGAACTAGTACTAGCACAGACCCTGTGCTAAGCAGGGAAAATGAAATCTTACAGTtaaaaaaagtaatgataaaCCATCTCCTCCATAGAATTTTGGAACATCATTGCCCATAAACAAACATATCAGGTGAAAAAATAAACACACCTCAAGCACACATTGATAAACATACATATAAGAAACATGTGTGGCCAGGATATATATGTGGAAAAACAATGGAAGCCTACTATTGGTTGTGTTGTTGATTTTATCTCTCTGGGTCTCCTCTCCCAAGGCATAAGGCCTCTGTAGGTAATTTGAATGTGAGATGTTATCACTGTTGGGCATGGTACCATGTGCTGGGTTTCAAAAATACATGATTTACCTGTGCTCCTTTAATCCCATGCTCACTGCTAGTCACTATCTGGCCTTTTTCCATTGGGCACAATGGAAACCTCTAAAGTTTACCTTCTGCTAAAGTCCTTAATTAGCCAAGGTGCTCCCTTTTCACcatttatattttagtttaaCAAGCAGAAATTTAAATTTCAGATCATCTtacatagataaggaaactgaggaaaaacagaattaagtgatttgcccacagtcacacaactaataattgATTGAGAccaaatttcaactcaggaagatgagtctttttaacTTCAGGCCCATAATTTTATCCACTATGATACTTAGAGGGCCTGGTTCCCTGTTGTAGAATTGTAATCCCATCTCACTTGTGACAGCACTATACTAAAGAGGACTACTTATTCCCACCACACATTTTTGAttgattattttatgttttacaaatattttctagagaaaTACTGGGGAAATACTTGTGATAATTCTATCAGGTAAAATCTTACATTCAGaatctaaaaacaaaatgaaataaaactgatGCATGTCTCAAATCTAATAATGCATACTTCCCAATGAGGTAATTGTCAGAGGacatgatcagattttttttcctaaggaagaaataaatttactAACATAAAAAGAAGCtcagataaataaaaatcaacaacTTCATACTCATTAGAAAGGAAAGATGGGGGAgtgatattttaatgttttacaaATTGCCTAAGATTTTCAGATAATATTCACAAAACatgatattttaatatcttcattGCTAATACTTATACCTGGGTATTACTATCTGATCAACTATTGTACCCTTAGGATTTCCAGTCTTTTCCATTAGCTGAACTCTTCCATATGTGTTGTCTCCCCAAATAAACATGTGAGTTCTGTGAAAATAATGAGTGAGtatatctttttatcttcagTACTTAGCCCAGTTCATggtaagtactcaataaatgctcattcattcactttctttttcatgCCTTGTTGCTatagaatattttcttaaaatgatcttaACTAGGAGTAGCAAGAATGGACATCCTTGCTTAACAATAGTTTTTAATGGAaatgattttagtttttttttttctgtgctaaTTTTTGAAAACTATAAAGTCAACTCTGAAAAACCTTTGACCATATGGTCAAAGTGAAAGGACACATCCAttcttgtattattatatacatGAACAAAACCTTTCAGTGAGGAAAATGATATGCTATCAGATACAAAAATCCTATTAGATGGTTTTAGGATCATGGATCATATAATCAGAAGCTAAaactagaaggaacctcaaagaCCATTTtttccaatcctctcatttttcaaatgaagacatAGAAGAACttcaaaatcaggatttgaacccaaattctctgattccagagtctGATTTCAGAGCCATGCTTCTCTCAATTGTGTCTTGAGAATATACATTGTGGAAGAGGTTGATTTGGGTGTTTGTCTGCAAAAATGTACAATGTCAAAAGCAAAACatcaatttttattgaataatcaGCCTAAAAGCAGTCACCCCTACTTTTCTAAGTACagataagaaagaagacaaaTCTTTAAATACTTCTAAAGGAAATGAACCAAATGGTAGAAACTGATTGATTTCCTAAATGGTCATTTTTCTCTGGAATGGGAGAACACTGACCCCAGAGAAACTTACCCTCAGCCATAGGGTGACCAAGGAACTTGTCCCCCTCCTCCTCTACAGGACGTTCTCCTTCTTCATATTCTTCCTGTTCCTCCTctgctttttcattttctaacCGATAGACAATAATAGATTCTGGCCgagattccttctttttctttttccttcggCCTATTGTGGCTTCTCCATCTAGGGCCAGGGCAGCAGCCACTACCTTCCTGAGGGAGCCATGATGAGGACTTGGTGGCTGACTCTTTTCCTCTACAGTCATAGGCTCCTCCATCATAGGGCTGATCCAAGCTAATTCTTGAGAAGTGTTTTTCCTAGAGATAAGTTTACAATTCACACATCACAGAGTCTCTGCTTGGGTGATGTTGAGCAACAGATACCCCATATCTATGAAGAAAgcctggaagaggaaaaaaaatcatatctatcAATGAGGAAAcgaaataaatgaaaggaaaaaactcAGAAAATTTAGTTTCTTCAAGTCCTAATTCAAGATTTTACATTCCTAAGCACTATGATCCTGGGAAAGGTATGGTCATATGAAGTGTTTGATTGTTACATATTAGAATTAATATCTCAGGATACTAACTATCTCAGGACTCATCTAGCCTAACAACTATCTAGATTAAACTCCTTAACAATTTCCCTGTCAGATAATAGCATGAGCAGTGAAGAAATCTTTATCCTGAGGCAGTCTATTCTGATTTTTTGATAGCtcaaattgttaggaagttttctaTAACATTgagatgaaatttttttgttaCTTCTATTCACTGTAACTAGTTCTACCTTGGGATGGGAACAAAAAGAAGTAGTTTGCTTTATATTTATGAAaaacccttcaaatatttaagtgaatgaatgaatgaaaaccaaGTATTATGGATTAATTCTAGGTTACGGATTAGTTctaggtactgtgttaagcactggtgATACAAAAGAGAGATACTGCTTAGTCTtagaaagcttacattctaagagaAAACAACACATGTATAGGAATGGAAGTAGGAAAAGGTGTTTTggtttgggaggataaaagaataGTTATGTGGAACTATAGAACAGTTAACTGAAATGGactttctagaaagaaataataggaTTGGTTTGATTACCATCTCCAgagcaaaagatgaaaaaactgtaGGTGGAGGAGATAGGAGAGGTTGGAAGTAGCAGCATGGCAGGAGAATAACCAGAGTTAAATGTCTTCCTTAAAATTTCTCTGTAAAAAATCATATGCTTATTTTGTGTGTTAATTAGCCATATTTCAGTATCTAATTGCTATATGCTACAATAtcttcatttaataattttttttagttgttgtaATGTGAATACATGGACAATTGCTTTGGGGGCAGGGAGGAATGAAATGTTACTGACAATAGTACCAGtcaatggcaaactgctccatgaggaaactgaggcagacagggttaaataccttgtccaggatcacatagctagtaagtctgaactagcttcctgactccaggctcaatgaTCTATCCTCTTCACTACATAGCTATTTTATTATGGTTCCTTCAACTTTTAGGAACATCTTTAATTGGGTTGGGAAGAAAACAACACAACTGGCAGAACAAACAAGATGATTATCTAAGATGATTATCAGtaataaaagttcaagaattgATTACATGAATTCCCATGGGTATGCTTCCCATTTTAATTAGCTAGTAGATAATTACTTTTTAGTGCAGGATATTTACTAAGGTGTCATAGTATACAATATCATTTCCCTATAAAAGTCTAGGACACATTTTTCCCAAAGTACATATAGCTCAATAGGAAAGATGGGTTCAAACATGATGGTGAagcacacatataatatacatttgtGACAAAAAGATAACTCATAGCTCCTAGTTACTGAAGTCCTGTCTTAAGTTCATAGCTGACATTTCTTTTTGATGCAAGTTATCCACACTTCTTAAAGCTGCACTATTCCTTTGTTGGCAATCTTGCCATATGTTTATGCCCATCTTTGTCTTCAATATGTCTCTCTGCTTCTAAATGAATGTATTCCTCCTTTTTTAGATACTCTCATCTTCAGTGACCCTTCCTCCTTCTTACTTAATCTTAGCCAGTGTTCTCCAAAGTTCCATCTTCAACGCTTTTTCTGCATTCTAGagaaatttttcccattttaacaatggaaaagatacataggatcatagatctggaactggaagagactttaaagagCACCTATCTTAATTCTTTTACttgataaaaaattatatatatattttccccccagGGAAAGATTGACCTTAAGTGATTCCCATGTCAAAATTGTGCTAGAATGGAAGCTCCCATGCCATATGTTGTGAATGGAATATGGGGAACACTAGAGGCTATTGTACATTTTTTCTCATAGCACATAATAGTCACATGATAGTTCTCTTCCTTATGTTAGCACTTCAAGTTATCAAAAGTGCCTAAGACTTAGGTATTCTGTGAAAATTGAAGCCTTTCTAAAAATCAATGGTAATAATTATGGTGGCTGTTACTTGAGTAGAAGAAGAAATCAGATCTAACTTTCTACACTCAGAAGGGCTCTCATGCTGAAAAGGATAACgagccatttttcttctttatctaaaGAGGAAAGAACAAGAGGGTCTTTGATTACATATAAAGGAAAGTCTTCTTGATAGTGAGGGTacttagaattaaaaaagaaataattgaggCAAGCTGTAGTACTGTCTTCCATTGAGAGGGTCTAAAAACAGAAGAAGAATCTCTGGCTTGGGTGCTGATTTTGCTTGAATACAAGGAGATGACCTGGCTGTCTCTTCTGCACTGCTGTCACCATTCACATTTTTTTGATTCTAAATGTAGAATCCTCCATAATCAGTTGGCAGGAGGAGCATCTGTTAAATTGTGGAGGAAATGCATGAATTTGTGCGACAGAGAGCAAACAGCAACAATgtcttagaaaatgaaaaacaagttttccagtttaaaaaaaattcctggtaACTGGGTGTCTGAAGGGGAGATAATGAAAGTGTAGCAGCTACATTAACCTTTCTCCTGAAGAGGAAGGGCCCTTGGAAACCTTGTCAAGTAAGCaagcatttcataaatacttTGTTATGTGCAGACACTGGACCATTCACTgtagatacaaagaaagtcataAAGTAGTCTCTGTTTTCAATAaattaatggaggagacaatatacaaacaatgATGTACAAACAACATATGAgggtgtgtgtatgcacacatattaTTCTGGTAAAAGTTGATATTTTAGCTGTCTTGAAGAAAGATAGGACATAAAGATAAGGATGCAGAGAATTGCAAACATGGGAAACAGCCTGGAAATAGCAAAAGCAGATGGCTTTTTTGATTAAAGTACTTAAATTCCATTGTGAAGTGGTTTCCCTAAAGATGATGACACTACATAAGAAGTGGGTTATGATTAGAAGCAAATCTCTCTCTACCTTCTAGCTTAAGTAGAAGCATAGCCAGATTAAGggaaataatgattaaaaaaaaaaaaaaaaacaaaaaaaaaacaaacagttcctttttttccccttaagaacAAAATAGCCTCTGAACTACAAAATCTAATGTTATTTCACTCTCACTAGAAGGAAGAACTCACTAATAtcttatcttttattcttcctgttCAACTTTCAGTACAGTTTTTCTAACTTAGAatcctttctattaaaaaatttaatttaattgttccATATTTGATAACTCTAAAGCAGTTTTTTAAATGCCCAAAGTAATAAGATCAATGATTTCTATATGTGAGAACTTAGAAATTCAATTGATGTTATCTGAAATTTATTGTTTGTGTTATTGTGTTTCTAAATTGCattatatttctaaatctatattgTAGAATTTGAGAGGCCTTTGAAAGCCAGAAATGCTTTTAGACAAAACTTGTCTTTTAATTTGGATTCTGTTATGCTTCCATTGGGATTTTTAAAAGGTGtgataaaaaatagatatttgaaaacttttttttcattttgtcaatattttatttttccaatagatgtaaagatagttttcaacattcatttttgtaagactttgtttttcaaattttttccctccatcccctctgtATGtagtgccagagaaactgaggcaaaatagagattagagagttttta from Sminthopsis crassicaudata isolate SCR6 chromosome 3, ASM4859323v1, whole genome shotgun sequence includes these protein-coding regions:
- the TMEM169 gene encoding transmembrane protein 169, which codes for MMEEPMTVEEKSQPPSPHHGSLRKVVAAALALDGEATIGRRKKKKKESRPESIIVYRLENEKAEEEQEEYEEGERPVEEEGDKFLGHPMAEGLWNIPQDSRYVTLTGTITRGKKKGQMVDIHVTLTEKELQELTKSKELTNDAAPEGKKTCQIGADRGPHVVLWTVVCLPVIFVLSFIVSFYYGTITWYNIFLVYNEERTFWHKISCCPCLILFYPVLIMAVASSLGLYAAVVQLSWSWGAWWLAARDMEKGFCGWLCSKLGLEDCSPYSIVELLESDNISGSLSTKDPTQGEETSAV